Proteins from a genomic interval of Coraliomargarita sinensis:
- a CDS encoding DUF6901 family protein, producing MSIAPNIVRYSYNMGEKQLDFDIGTSESDVVTPEDMAAHNYPEWTRLDHEQCACCPLKTETHSHCPAAIRMHEVLETFKDFQSVERVELTVETERRTYLQECDLQSGLNSMLGLLMATSGCPVVGRLRAMATFHMPFCSFGETLFRSVGAYLTKQYFAKQDGEEPDWELEGLKQFYEELEQLNQAFSERIRGIEQSDAISNAMVMFFAASIVVADALEDRLDQYKDYFTGNAVMPPKGG from the coding sequence ATGTCCATCGCACCGAACATCGTCCGTTACTCCTACAATATGGGGGAGAAGCAGCTGGATTTTGATATCGGCACATCTGAAAGCGATGTCGTCACACCGGAGGACATGGCAGCCCATAATTATCCGGAATGGACACGGCTCGACCACGAGCAGTGTGCCTGCTGTCCCCTGAAGACGGAGACACACAGCCACTGTCCGGCCGCGATCCGGATGCATGAGGTACTGGAAACGTTTAAAGATTTTCAATCCGTGGAGCGGGTCGAACTGACCGTGGAGACCGAACGGCGCACTTATCTTCAGGAATGTGATCTACAAAGTGGTTTAAACTCCATGCTGGGGCTGCTCATGGCCACCAGTGGCTGCCCGGTCGTCGGGAGGCTGCGTGCCATGGCCACTTTCCACATGCCGTTTTGCTCCTTCGGCGAGACCCTGTTTCGTTCAGTTGGTGCCTATCTGACCAAACAGTATTTCGCCAAACAAGACGGAGAAGAGCCCGACTGGGAACTGGAAGGCCTGAAGCAATTCTACGAGGAACTGGAGCAACTCAACCAGGCTTTTTCGGAACGCATTCGTGGCATTGAACAAAGTGATGCTATCTCGAATGCCATGGTCATGTTCTTCGCCGCATCGATTGTGGTCGCCGACGCACTGGAAGACCGCCTCGATCAATACAAGGACTACTTCACCGGAAACGCGGTGATGCCGCCCAAGGGCGGGTGA
- a CDS encoding sodium:solute symporter family protein, which yields MTQDTLNFIFIGLSFALYIGIAFRSKAGSTKEYYTAGGGVSPFANGMATAADWMSAATFISMAGTVAISGYDASRFLMGWTGGFVLLTVLMVPYLRKFNKATVPDFVGDRYYSKLARGVAVGCAIFICMTYIMGQMRGVGVVFSQLFGISITSGVITGGAIVFFYAGLGGMKGITYTQVAQYSVMAFAYTIPAIFIAMALTGNVIPQLGLIGNYTAGDEIVPFLQKMNNINTELGFSEYTSGKMSTLNMFCITAALMCGTAGLPHVIVRFFTVKDVRAVRKSACWTLAFIAVIYLTAPTIGAFSRVNLIEKLHDTAYTEAPAWFQEFEETGQMAWVDKNDDGKIQYYGPGMSEAGTFSVFQGKNPDYPTYEAPENQRIGKHGERLLANKADDSNPNELWFGNDIMVMANPHMAGLPMWVIALLMAGCIAAALSTAAGLLLVLSTSISHDLMKKILKPDLTDKEEVNYARFASFVALAVAVYFGINPPSAFIAKTVAFAFGLAASSFFPTLLMGIFSSRMNKQGAISGMIAGILFTFSYITYFQFLDGTPDQYLFGITPEGIGFVGMLVNFAVAFAVNAFTPRPPEHIIEMVENIHIPSSSTEKEKQDFEI from the coding sequence ATGACTCAAGATACCCTCAACTTCATTTTTATCGGGCTCTCCTTTGCACTCTACATCGGGATCGCCTTCCGTTCCAAGGCGGGCTCGACCAAAGAGTATTATACCGCAGGCGGCGGAGTCTCTCCGTTTGCCAACGGCATGGCCACCGCGGCCGACTGGATGTCGGCGGCGACTTTCATCTCCATGGCCGGTACGGTGGCGATTTCCGGTTACGACGCCTCGCGTTTCCTCATGGGCTGGACGGGCGGATTCGTGCTGCTAACGGTGCTGATGGTGCCTTATTTGCGCAAGTTTAACAAGGCGACCGTGCCCGACTTTGTGGGCGACCGCTACTACTCGAAGCTGGCCCGGGGGGTCGCGGTGGGCTGCGCGATCTTCATTTGCATGACCTATATTATGGGACAAATGCGCGGGGTCGGCGTGGTGTTCTCCCAGCTCTTCGGGATCAGCATTACCTCCGGTGTGATTACCGGGGGTGCGATCGTCTTTTTCTATGCCGGGCTCGGCGGTATGAAAGGGATTACCTACACGCAGGTGGCGCAGTACAGCGTCATGGCGTTTGCCTATACGATTCCGGCTATCTTCATTGCTATGGCGCTGACAGGGAATGTCATCCCGCAACTGGGTTTGATCGGAAACTATACGGCGGGGGATGAAATCGTTCCCTTCCTGCAGAAGATGAACAACATCAACACTGAGCTTGGTTTCAGTGAATATACCTCCGGCAAGATGAGCACGCTCAACATGTTCTGCATTACCGCGGCTCTAATGTGTGGTACCGCCGGACTACCGCACGTGATTGTGCGCTTCTTTACGGTTAAGGATGTACGCGCGGTGCGTAAGTCGGCCTGCTGGACGCTTGCCTTTATTGCCGTCATTTACCTGACCGCCCCGACCATCGGAGCTTTCTCCCGGGTCAATCTGATCGAGAAGCTTCATGACACGGCTTACACGGAAGCCCCGGCCTGGTTCCAGGAGTTCGAGGAGACCGGCCAGATGGCCTGGGTCGACAAGAACGACGACGGCAAAATTCAATACTACGGCCCGGGAATGTCCGAAGCGGGCACCTTTTCCGTCTTTCAGGGGAAGAACCCGGACTATCCGACCTATGAAGCTCCGGAAAACCAGCGCATCGGCAAGCACGGGGAACGTCTGCTCGCAAACAAGGCCGACGACTCCAATCCCAACGAACTGTGGTTCGGTAACGACATCATGGTCATGGCCAATCCACACATGGCCGGGCTCCCGATGTGGGTGATCGCGCTGCTCATGGCCGGCTGTATTGCGGCCGCGCTATCCACGGCTGCGGGGCTGCTTCTCGTCCTTTCCACCTCGATTTCCCACGACCTGATGAAGAAAATCCTCAAGCCGGATCTGACGGATAAGGAGGAGGTCAACTACGCACGTTTTGCCTCCTTTGTCGCTCTGGCTGTTGCGGTGTATTTCGGGATTAATCCGCCCTCGGCTTTTATCGCCAAAACCGTGGCTTTTGCCTTCGGTCTGGCGGCGTCTTCTTTCTTCCCGACACTGCTCATGGGTATTTTTTCCAGTCGCATGAACAAGCAGGGTGCCATTAGCGGTATGATCGCCGGCATACTCTTTACCTTCAGCTACATCACTTATTTTCAGTTTCTCGACGGGACCCCGGACCAATACCTGTTCGGTATTACGCCGGAGGGCATCGGCTTTGTCGGTATGCTGGTTAATTTCGCCGTCGCCTTTGCCGTCAACGCCTTCACCCCGCGTCCGCCGGAGCACATTATCGAAATGGTCGAGAACATCCACATTCCGAGCAGCTCGACCGAAAAGGAAAAGCAGGACTTCGAAATTTAA
- a CDS encoding DUF4212 domain-containing protein — MQNDNARAHRKSCLRLTLALLAVWFFISYGCSILLRDWLDVNFPSVGNAPFGFWMAQQGSIIGFILILVTYAFLMNRLDNKHGYTKEK; from the coding sequence ATGCAGAACGATAACGCTCGTGCCCATCGCAAGTCCTGTCTGCGCCTCACTCTGGCGCTGCTGGCTGTTTGGTTTTTTATCAGCTACGGCTGCAGTATCCTGCTCCGTGATTGGCTGGATGTGAATTTCCCCAGTGTCGGCAATGCGCCCTTCGGATTTTGGATGGCCCAGCAGGGCTCCATAATCGGGTTCATTCTGATTCTGGTCACCTACGCTTTTCTGATGAACCGTCTGGATAACAAGCACGGCTACACCAAGGAAAAGTAG
- a CDS encoding diaminopimelate decarboxylase: MANFPQPNFLKYESARQIADAFGTPVFVYDQATLEAAAKDVLNFPNAFGLTARYAMKASPNAAILKLFNKLGLWIDASSGFEVRRAIAAGIEPHKISLSTQELPDDFAELYELGIEINACSLNQLERFAKVFPGREIGLRFNPGAGSGGNNRTNVGGTSSSFGIWHEWIDQVKAIVASADLKAVRIHTHIGSGSDPSVWQKVSAMSLELVRQFPDVTRLNLGGGYKVARMANEDGTDLQECGAPVADKFREFAEETGREIHLEVEPGTYLLANACAVLASVQDVVSTGPDGYEFLKLDMGMTEVLRPSIYGAQHPIAILQAEPALEGKDYMIAGHCCESGDILTPAPGDPELLSTRSLPLAKIGDLCVIDGAGAYCASMSTKHYNSFPEAPEVLIDTAGQAHLIRRRQQPEDIWANEVSLP; this comes from the coding sequence ATGGCAAACTTCCCACAGCCGAATTTTCTCAAATACGAATCCGCACGTCAGATTGCCGATGCGTTTGGCACGCCTGTCTTTGTTTACGATCAGGCCACGCTGGAAGCGGCGGCCAAGGACGTGCTCAATTTTCCGAATGCCTTTGGCCTTACCGCCCGCTACGCGATGAAGGCTTCGCCCAACGCGGCCATCCTCAAGCTTTTCAATAAGCTGGGCCTATGGATCGATGCGAGTTCGGGATTTGAAGTACGCCGCGCCATTGCCGCCGGAATCGAGCCACACAAAATCAGTCTGAGCACCCAGGAGTTGCCGGACGATTTTGCGGAACTTTATGAACTCGGGATCGAGATTAACGCCTGCTCGCTGAACCAACTGGAGCGCTTCGCCAAGGTTTTCCCGGGGCGTGAGATCGGCTTGCGCTTCAACCCCGGTGCGGGCTCAGGCGGCAACAACCGCACAAACGTCGGCGGGACGTCTTCCAGCTTCGGTATCTGGCACGAGTGGATCGATCAGGTGAAGGCGATTGTCGCGTCGGCCGACCTGAAAGCCGTGCGCATTCACACCCACATCGGTTCCGGGAGTGATCCTTCGGTCTGGCAGAAGGTGTCCGCGATGAGCCTGGAGCTTGTCCGACAGTTTCCCGATGTCACCCGCCTGAATCTGGGTGGCGGTTACAAGGTGGCTCGTATGGCCAACGAAGACGGCACCGACCTGCAGGAGTGTGGCGCGCCGGTTGCGGACAAATTCCGGGAGTTTGCCGAGGAGACCGGACGTGAGATTCATCTCGAAGTCGAGCCGGGTACTTATCTATTGGCGAATGCCTGTGCCGTGCTCGCTTCCGTGCAGGATGTCGTTTCCACCGGCCCCGACGGTTACGAGTTTCTTAAACTGGATATGGGCATGACCGAGGTGTTGCGGCCCTCGATTTACGGAGCCCAGCACCCGATTGCCATTTTACAGGCAGAGCCAGCACTGGAGGGGAAAGACTACATGATCGCCGGGCACTGCTGTGAGTCGGGTGACATACTTACGCCGGCCCCGGGGGACCCGGAGTTGCTTTCCACCCGTAGCCTTCCGCTTGCGAAAATTGGTGACCTCTGCGTGATCGACGGGGCCGGGGCCTATTGCGCGTCCATGTCGACCAAGCATTACAACTCCTTCCCCGAAGCTCCGGAAGTTTTGATCGACACGGCGGGCCAGGCCCACCTCATTCGTAGGCGTCAACAGCCGGAAGATATCTGGGCGAATGAAGTCTCGCTTCCATAG
- a CDS encoding DUF4870 domain-containing protein: protein MDRDTHTMGMLCHLLGLSGFLGVPFGNILGPLVMWLIKREECAFADACGKEALNFQISMTIYSVVALLSILAFIGIVLFPVILILNIVYTIIASIRASEGTNYQYPFTIRFIK from the coding sequence GTGGATAGGGACACTCATACGATGGGCATGCTCTGCCATTTGTTGGGATTGTCCGGCTTCCTCGGCGTCCCATTCGGCAATATACTCGGACCACTTGTGATGTGGCTGATCAAGCGCGAAGAATGCGCATTCGCCGATGCCTGCGGTAAAGAGGCCCTGAATTTTCAAATTTCCATGACGATCTACTCAGTCGTCGCACTCTTATCCATATTGGCATTTATCGGTATCGTCCTCTTCCCTGTCATTCTCATTCTGAACATTGTGTACACCATAATTGCCTCAATTCGGGCCAGCGAAGGCACGAATTACCAATATCCTTTCACCATTCGCTTCATCAAATAA
- the cdd gene encoding cytidine deaminase: MAQDWIDAARSGMGLKIARKLDADILETLVRPQFTGYFEHKFCREEPAREKLITLAREFAVVPISGFQVGALAIGKSGNAYLGANMEFTGVPLHAGLHAEQSAVINAWMHGEPAVEALYVSEIPCGHCRQFLLELHAAEELPIRVRGVQKNLAELMPEPFGRRRAKGQGLLDSSPSEVVKIHPDDGNQTQRAINAASRSYAPYSKSPEGFIIETINGQHFAGRIAESFAFNPSVPAVTTALNQMNLSAQRKVSISSCTQARLATALTQSTAFSEALMRGICNVPVKSVLMESAH, translated from the coding sequence ATGGCGCAGGATTGGATCGACGCCGCCCGGAGCGGAATGGGGCTGAAAATTGCCCGGAAGCTGGATGCTGATATTCTGGAAACGCTCGTCCGCCCGCAGTTCACCGGTTATTTTGAACACAAGTTTTGCCGCGAAGAGCCCGCGCGGGAAAAACTGATTACGCTGGCCCGCGAGTTCGCAGTCGTGCCGATTTCGGGCTTTCAGGTTGGCGCCCTTGCCATCGGCAAATCAGGAAACGCCTACCTCGGCGCGAACATGGAATTTACCGGTGTGCCCTTGCATGCCGGCCTGCACGCAGAGCAATCCGCCGTGATCAATGCCTGGATGCATGGCGAGCCGGCGGTCGAGGCGCTGTATGTCTCCGAAATCCCCTGCGGGCACTGCCGTCAATTTCTGCTCGAGTTGCATGCGGCAGAAGAGCTTCCAATCCGCGTCCGGGGCGTCCAAAAAAACCTGGCCGAGCTCATGCCGGAACCATTCGGCCGACGCCGGGCCAAGGGACAGGGACTCCTGGACAGCTCACCCAGTGAAGTCGTCAAGATTCACCCGGACGACGGCAACCAAACCCAGCGTGCGATCAATGCGGCCAGCCGCAGCTACGCCCCCTACAGCAAGTCGCCGGAAGGCTTTATCATTGAGACGATTAACGGCCAGCACTTTGCCGGTCGCATCGCGGAAAGCTTCGCCTTCAACCCAAGTGTACCGGCCGTAACGACAGCCCTGAACCAAATGAACCTTTCGGCGCAGCGCAAAGTTTCCATCAGCAGTTGCACCCAAGCCAGACTTGCCACCGCACTCACTCAATCAACCGCCTTTTCCGAGGCGCTGATGCGAGGTATTTGTAATGTCCCGGTCAAGAGTGTGCTGATGGAAAGTGCCCACTAG
- a CDS encoding histidinol-phosphatase: protein MHTPLCGHAIGEPIEYAMMARERGLDLITITCHIPMDWSAFGQEGIRMHRNQLNDYIALVEETAAAAKPMGVEVLCGIEAEVFPDEAHMESMDEVLAAHDWDFVLGSLHAQCQSYLSWLSDHKVKDDAMRIDSYFRHLKDGAQSGRYDSMSHPDVIRTYGVVREFNPAEHEDVIREFLQALVDEDICMEVNTSGLTKGAYEVHPDPLILDWAADLGVKLTIGSDSHRPTSVGQFFNWVQPMLREKGFKDLHYFRGRQRQRIDMPEGAAEAAD, encoded by the coding sequence ATGCACACCCCTCTTTGCGGCCACGCGATCGGCGAACCGATCGAATATGCCATGATGGCCAGAGAGCGTGGCCTCGATTTAATCACGATCACCTGTCATATCCCGATGGATTGGTCGGCATTCGGACAGGAAGGCATACGGATGCACCGCAACCAACTGAATGATTACATTGCACTGGTTGAGGAGACCGCTGCGGCCGCCAAGCCGATGGGAGTGGAGGTGCTCTGTGGGATCGAGGCTGAAGTCTTTCCCGATGAGGCGCATATGGAATCGATGGACGAAGTGCTGGCGGCTCATGACTGGGACTTTGTGCTCGGTTCCCTGCATGCGCAGTGCCAGAGCTACCTGAGCTGGCTATCCGATCACAAGGTCAAGGATGACGCCATGCGCATCGACAGCTACTTTCGACATTTAAAGGATGGGGCTCAGTCCGGCCGTTATGACAGCATGTCACATCCGGATGTAATCCGAACCTACGGGGTGGTCCGGGAGTTCAATCCGGCAGAGCACGAGGATGTGATTCGTGAATTTCTTCAGGCCCTGGTCGATGAAGACATTTGTATGGAGGTGAATACCAGTGGCCTGACCAAAGGGGCCTACGAAGTACACCCCGATCCGTTGATTCTGGATTGGGCCGCTGATCTGGGCGTGAAGCTGACTATCGGGTCCGACTCACACCGCCCAACCTCGGTGGGACAGTTTTTCAACTGGGTGCAACCGATGCTGCGTGAAAAAGGATTTAAGGATTTACACTACTTTCGGGGACGCCAGCGGCAGCGTATCGATATGCCGGAAGGGGCGGCCGAAGCCGCGGACTAG
- a CDS encoding DUF5069 domain-containing protein, which yields MDCYNYQTSLKRIWKDALAKYEAGQREPDEYFDTETLAELASVGLNAMDVYDYVEDYATRDEPDFETFLMICEARRDYFLTEQNAKPSDKRLDSNTLPAKTDEVEGIVWLPRLMPKALAKLRGELPPETMYCCGGDRKFFKENDIHPAEFLRAIWAYQDNPSRLVEWVITRKGAELTT from the coding sequence ATGGACTGCTACAACTATCAAACATCACTGAAACGCATTTGGAAAGATGCACTAGCCAAGTACGAGGCGGGCCAGCGAGAGCCTGATGAATACTTTGACACCGAAACGCTTGCCGAACTGGCTTCCGTCGGACTGAACGCGATGGATGTCTACGATTACGTGGAAGATTATGCCACCCGCGACGAGCCGGATTTTGAAACTTTTCTCATGATCTGTGAAGCTCGCCGTGACTATTTCCTGACCGAGCAAAATGCCAAACCATCCGATAAACGATTGGACAGTAACACCCTGCCCGCGAAGACCGACGAAGTGGAAGGTATTGTCTGGCTCCCTCGCCTGATGCCGAAGGCCCTGGCCAAGCTGCGCGGAGAACTGCCCCCGGAAACAATGTATTGCTGTGGGGGCGACCGAAAGTTCTTTAAAGAAAACGACATTCACCCGGCTGAATTCCTGCGCGCGATCTGGGCTTACCAGGATAATCCCAGCCGACTCGTGGAATGGGTGATCACTCGCAAAGGCGCAGAGTTGACAACCTGA
- a CDS encoding glutaredoxin family protein yields the protein MKIIAYLKPTCGWSMGVRAIMKKYGLEYEDRDIINKPDQYAEMVEKSGQPLSPCVEIDGHMLADVSGEEVENYMLSNGLIEASEEAPDAPTNAPCTDEEHEAMRTKTIRFF from the coding sequence ATGAAGATTATTGCATATTTGAAACCCACTTGTGGCTGGAGCATGGGCGTGCGCGCCATCATGAAGAAATACGGCCTCGAATACGAAGACCGTGACATCATCAACAAACCTGACCAGTATGCCGAGATGGTGGAGAAATCGGGTCAGCCGCTTTCTCCCTGTGTTGAAATCGACGGACACATGCTGGCCGACGTCAGCGGTGAAGAAGTTGAAAACTACATGCTAAGCAACGGGCTGATCGAAGCCAGTGAAGAAGCGCCGGACGCCCCCACCAACGCGCCCTGCACGGATGAAGAGCATGAGGCCATGCGCACAAAGACCATTCGCTTCTTCTGA